From the Papaver somniferum cultivar HN1 chromosome 2, ASM357369v1, whole genome shotgun sequence genome, the window tgaagttcctccaagctcttcagtagatcttcttcttcaattggtgaacgccgtgaagtttaaagctcaactatacgCTTCTATCCTAATACaaaacatagctataagtagactagaaataaagtatatagttttgatcaactaaacttgacaaacaagcttgagatagcaacacttgcgagttcgaccgcgcACTGCTCTAACATATACAACTTACTTAACTTAATTACCTTAACTTATCTAAATGCATACAATTTActtaacttaacttaattaaatGCATCATATTTGGAcaacaatttcaaaatttgataacaactttcgaattgaaaatcttttcCGTTCCGGTTGCGCCATTGCGCCCGACACCTTTTCTCGACATCAATTTCGTTTTCACCATTTCTCTGGCTTCGATTGCATAGCATAAGCAAGGCAACAAATAAGTGTACATACCTATTAATTGATCAGAAGTGACCACACAACTGATTTGCATCTCTATTCTTGAGGTTCAACGTTTCTTCTTGAAATCTCTGAGATATGATTTCCCAAAAagtgatttgttgttgttgttgtgcatGATTGATATTAtccaatgtaaaaaaaaaaaaaaaattcttacaaatgcattcatcttcaGCTAAGAAAAATCTACGACCCCGTCCCCAAACTGCCATATTGAATATGTATAGTGAAAATATGAATATTGGAGTGAAAGTATAAAAAATGAGTGAAATAATGAAAATTGGAGTGAAGGTGCGAGTTGAAATGAAATTGTATTGAGTATTTATAGGGTGATTAATTTAGGACCGTTGGATGGGATATATTGAGCCTATTATTACAGATGATATGAATTCTCTCTTGGTGGCTATTCCAACTGTGGAAGAGATTCATTTTAATGTTAATGACATGGCTCCTTGTAAATCTCCGGGCCCTGATGGGTTTCCGGCTGGTTTCTTTAGGGACAACTGGCAAGAAATTTCGAAAGAAGTTATTGAACATGTTCAAAACCTTTTTCGAACTAAATACCTTCTCAAGCAGCTGAATCATTCTTTTTTAACTCTAATTCCTAAGGTAAATAACCATTCTTCTCCTCAGGACTTTAGACCTATTAGCTTGTTGAACACAAtttataaaatcatttcaaaaatctTAATAAATCGTCTCAAACCTTTGTTAGATTCCCTTATTTCGTCTTTTCAGTCTGCCTTTATTTCCAATAGACAAATTcatgataatattattattagtCATGAAATTTTACactcttttaaaagaaaaaagaaaacaactaaAAATGGATTTATGGCTATCAAGCTtgatttttccaaagcttttgatagGCGGCTAgagtggtctttcatccttactatttttaaaAAACTAGCCTTTTCAGATGTTTGGTGTCAGATTATTGAATAATGCATTAGTACTGTTTCTTACTCTATTCTGGCAAATGGTTCACCtagtgaaatattttttttccctCTAGGGGTATTAGGCAAGGTGATTGTCTATCACCTTACATTTTCATAATCTGTATGGAAGTTTATATCAACTTTTGTTGAAAGGTGAAGCTGATAACTTGATTCAAGGTTTCAAACTAAGAAAAAATAGCCCCTCAATATCTCATTCACTCTTCGCTGATGACTGTATGCTTTTCTCAAAAGCTTCTTAGTGTATGCTAGAATGTGATgaaaattataaatatttttgCAAAAGCTTCAGGTCAGGTtatcaattttgaaaaatctggttTTTTTACTAGTTAAAAAATGCATCATAAGCACGAGAAACTTCTTTCTAAAATTCTAGGGATAAAATTTATGAGTTCTTCTGAGAAGTACTTAGGTACTCATCTTTTCGTTAATAGAGATAAAACTAAATCTTTTCAATTTTTAATAGATAAATTCTATACCAGATTAGGAAATTCAAAAAAATCTAGTCTGAATGTTGCTGGTAGAACTGTGGTGACAAAGCATGTGTTATCTAGTCTTGCTGTTTATCATATGTCTTGTTTCCCATTTCCTAAGAAGATTACTTCAAAAATTGATTCTATTCAAAGATCTTTTTGGTTGTCCAAGAAATACTCTAGGCATGCTGTTTATTTTCGTTCTTGGGGAGATATAGGAAAGGATAAAAGATGTGGTCGGCTTGGTACTAGGAATACTTATGCTACCAACAAAGTTTTTATAGCTAAACTTGGTTGGAGAATTATTCAAAATCCTGATCACTTAGTTTCAAATTTTTTGAAAGACAAATATGTCATTAATCAAAATCTGCTGGAAATTGATAAAGCAGCTAATTATAactcttggatttggaagggtATAGTGAATAGTCTAATGGGGAAGAAGCTTTGTTTACCTCTTAAGATATAACTCTGGAAATTATAAATCTTAAGAtataacatagtttaaaaaataaATGATGGTATTTATACAGGAATATAAGATTCAGTTTGGTTACCTGGTACTACTTCTCCTCATGTGTCTCACAATCCAAATTATAATAATTACACTTTAGTTAATGATCTTATTGATAAGCATACATGTTCTTGGAATATTGGTCTGTTAAACTCTTTATTCTTGCCTGAAGATGTTGTTAGAATTAGGACTATTAAGGTTAATCTTCTTCTTAAAGATCAAATTATGTGGGCTCATACCAAAGATGATTCTTATACTATTAAATCTGCGTATAAAGTTTATAAGAATGAAATTAGTAATGGGGAAAAAGCTTTGTTTTGGAAAAAGGTTTGGTCTCTGAATTGTTTACCTAAAATTAAATTTTTCACGTGGAAGATCTTTGCGCAGATGCTTCCAGTCAATACTTTTTTAAAGAACTATAACCCTGCTGTGGATGAGTCATGTCCTCTTTGCAATAATGATATTGAAACTGTCACATACTTGTTCTTCCATTGTCCTTTTGCATCGCATGTTTGGTTTGGTTTGTCACTTCAacatttatttggttttgatctgGATTGGGCTGAAGATTTTTTTCTTGAATAGTTTGATGATAGATTAGGGCAGTccctttttgtggttaattggcCAAGTCTAGGTGCAATAGTTATGTGGTGTATTTGGAAACTTAGATGCGATGTGGTTTTCAGTAAAGTTGCTATTGATATTGATAAAATAACCCTTAACTCGAAAAGAATGATAAACGCTTATATAGCTGCTCCTAACAAGATTCAGAAAACTAATATGGAAGTTAAAATTCTTATTAATTTGGTGGATCATTTTCTGTTCACTGATAGTTCTTTCAAGAATTTTAACATGGGTATTGGTATGATTCTGTGTGATAATGCAGGAACAATAGTTCAATCGCGTTCGGACTTTGGTCTGATTTCTGATGCAGTGGTTGGTGAGACGACTGCTCTGTTTTTTGCCATCTCCTGGGCAAAGGAGATCAATTTTTCTAAAGTCTTGTTTATCTATGACTGCCTTCAAGTAGTGGATTTTGTTAATGGAAGCAGTGTTTGTGTCGAATGGAGATGCAAGGATATTTTGGTGGACTGCAAATCTTTACTCttaagtaataataattttaaggTTGTATATATTAAGCGTACCAAAAGCAAACTAGCTGATCGACTTGCACGCCGAGCTAGAAAGTGTGGTCTTAAGGATGTCTGGgtctattttctttcttttttaaacAATTTGGTCAGGAGAAGACCCTTGTTGAACGTTTGTAATTCTCTTTTATGTTAATATAATTAGGGTgtttttttagcaaaaaaaatGGTGAAATATACTGGGCGGTCAAGTGTTAACCGCCGACAAACCGAGTCTTGACCGCTAGGTGGGATTTTAACCGAACGGTCGATACTACACCGCTCTGCAGAGACTTGACCAcgcctggctaagtggcaaatttatCACATAGCCAGGTATATTTACTGGTTTGTCAGCTCCATAATCGGTGCAAAACAGGCAAGTTGGTTGGTTTGCTATGCCCATGGGACCCGGCCTAAGGCCACTCCCCATATCTGGCAAGGGGCTTTCCGAATATAAGCGCCAACAACTTTTCCAGTGTCTGTTTCCGATGTGTAAAGATCGCGCGTGTCTCCGGTTCCTTTTTACTCACAAATCAAAACTGCGAGCAAAAACATCAAAgagaaaattttagggtttctcataAGGGTATCAAACGAAATCTTGAGCAAGTGAATTTACTCGGAAAATCTGGTAATCATCTCTTGTCCGTTCTTGATAAAATTCTAGTAATTACGTTTGGTGTGTGATTTCACACAGCTAGATTTCTGTTCTTTGAATTGAATTTCTCCATTTACAGTTCTTGCTAGATTGGGTTCTTCGTAGGCATACGAGCTTTTCATAGAACTGCTGATATCATGTTATATGTCTTCAATTCAAGAAGACACGCTAGATCATGTTAGATACCCAGTGTCGAAGGTGTCTACTATTATTGAACCATTCTTCTGAAATTACTTAGTCTTGAGTTGTTTCTTTAACGTCTGAACAATTTTTTTGCAGTTATCCCATCTGTACCGCCATGAAATTTGTGGATAATCTTCCATTTGAAGTTGGTCAGCTGATAGAATCAAAATCGTTTCTTGAAGGTTACCGTGGAGCATGGTTTCGGTGTAAGGTAATATTGGATGTTATGATCCTATAATCTTGTTCTTGTTTATGCTTCTGAATGAAATGCTTTGcacgagtttttttttctttttctttttccaatcTATAGATAGATGCTATAAAATAAGCTGATTGTTTTTCCTTGAATATACTCTCAGCTAGTTGTTGTCAATCTTTATTggttaaaaagcatgatattttggCATGCGTAAAAGCTTTAGCTTTGTTACGCTGTACAAACAAAGTCAGGCTTTGCTAGAGAACTGACAGTCCCCACATTCTTCATATATACCTCCCTTGAGACTAAGGATAAATGTCAGCTCTTCCATTTTATATAAGCAAATATGGGAGCAAAAGCTGCAAAATTTGAGTTCTATTTCCATCTCAATAACCCGAGATTGGTATGTAATTACAATTGTTCTTTTTTTGTGGGGTATGGGTCACTGGTCTAGAATCTCCAGCTCAAAAATTCGGCTCTATTCGTAATCTACAATTCTTCCTTTTCTGTGAGTTATATTCTCCAGCTTCAGACACACAATGGACTTGTCTCTTAACAAATTTAGACTGTCTCGATCTCTTTTTTCTCCTTCTGTCTTACTGTACATCTCTTCTCCTTATATTTCTATCCATCTGATCTTCGtcatctaatatatctcaattttaTTCTGGTTTGGTTATGTTACATATGCTGGAAGTCAACCATAACACTAACTTTTCTTGTCATTTACTCCTCTGCTTGGTTTACTTTTCTTGTCATTTACTCCTCTTACTGTACATCTCTTCTCCTTATATTTCTATCCATCTGATCTTCGtcatctaatatatctcaattttaTTCTGGTTTGGTTATGTTACATATGCTGGAAGTCAACCATAACACTAACTTTTCTTGTCTAATGTATCTCAATTTTATTCTGGTTTTTGGTTATGTTACGTGTGCTTGAAAGCCTTCATTTTGAGCTTCATGTTATATTTTTGATCTGTAGATTTTATACCCATGAAAGGTGGAAGATGTTGGAGTTAGGCTTTTTGAGTTTGAGTGTGTTGGATGGGAAAATTCTTGAGATCCCCATTACTTGTATGTCTTAGCTGGAGTCCATCTCAGTGATGTATTGTGGAATATGATAGAAGTGTAGAAATTTGGTTGTATCTTCAGTGTATCACAGAGTTAGATGCGTTATTGATGTAGTTTGAAGTGTGATAGCCAATTTGGGTGTTGCTAACGTGATTTAGGAAGAAAAAGGGAAATTGCACCGTGAACAGTAAAGCCCTTGATGATATAGTTGCTAAAACAGTGCTTCTAGATTATGATTAGATCCTTTAATGACCTTGTCTTCTTATGAGCTCTTTCTGAGAGTAAGACAACTTCTTAGAAATGTTGATAGGAACATTTATCGTCACAACTTATCAAAAAGTATATCGAGTCATGAGAGAATGATATTTGTGTCCAGATGTTTTTCTTGGGGGATGAGACTATAAGACCTCACTAGCCTAAAGAGAAACTGATCGTCCTTTATCCACCTTGGACCTCGCCTGCTGTCGAAATCTTCTCGGAAGTTGGATCAAGAGCTTAGGCCGACTCTTGTCAAAATAAATAAACCCGTGTAGTGCAAAACGAGGATTCAATAACTAAGGCGAATACAGTATTGGTCGGCATGTGTATCAACTTATCTCATCATGTCATTCAAACACATCTCACTTGTTAATTTATTTTCCAGTCTAGTGTCAAAATGAATCTTCATAAGTTTGTATTGTACGTTTTACACAAGTATAAATGGATGGAAAATTAATTAGAGAAAGAAAGATATATAGAAATGTATATCAAACATTATACGGCAAGACACGGTATCATAATTGCTTGATTATGTTTTGTTTCCTCCAGATTTTATAACGGCGCCTCTAAGTACAGTTGCATTGTTGTGCCATGATATTGTAGCAAACATATTTTTTAGGTGAAATTTTGACGCCTTCGAATTCTGAAAGTATCCTAACTGTATTTAGGAGATAAATTCCCCATTTCATATATAATTTGAGCAAGCTTAGTAAGTTTGCTTTCTTTTTGAAAGAATGTAGTGTTTTGTTCTTGTGCCATCTTATTTGATTGGATAAGTATAAGTAGTTCATATTATCTGTTAGGGAGTTATTTTTTTCCCGTATCTTCTGGAATTAAGAACTGCCTCATAGACATTGTTGCATTTCATTTGTCAGATTAAAGATTACGGAAAGAGATGCGGGGAACATAATGTTGCATTGGAGTATATTGACTTTCCAGATGAGAGTAAGTATGATTCATTTATTAGtttgttctttttattttatttacatAGTAAGCCCTAATATATAGATTTGACTTATATTTTCATTGTGTTTGATCCTTTGTGATAGAGTAGAGAACTCATTACTGATGGTATCTGGAATTGGATATTGATGGTATCTGGAATTTGAATACATGAATATCTGGAATTGGATATTCATGTATTTGTGGCTGATTTAAACAGCACTACTACTTGATTGTCAACAGTAAATAGATACATTTGATGTTAAATATGTGTTGAAATTAAACTGAAATGATTGTTTGTGGAACGCTGATCAACCCGGACCTGAATTCTAGAACTAAGCGATTGCTCAACTGAAGAGTAAATTTTAGTTAGTTAGAGGAAGATTTTTACAACGCTAGCTTCAAGGTGCTCAACGCCCTAGGTTCCTTGCATTCTCTGTTTCGTCAATGAAATATGCTTACAACTAAGGTTGCTTTACGTTAGGTGTTGCATCTCCTTCTCAAAATTCTTTCTCTAGCAGAAGTCTTTCCCTTCTATATGTACCAACTAGCACATTAGTTATAGACTAGAACTCTTTCTAAACTAGTAATTCTAGGGAAACAAAAGCTCCTTCTGAATTCGTTGTTGTGAGGAAATAACGCTCTTGTCTTTCCCTCAAGAATAGAATTCTAAATCCAGAGTTACTTGGAGAGTAATTCACTTGTACATAAACCCTTAAATGGGTCTTTTGATGGGTTTTAAACCTAAAAATGGATCACTCACAAGTTTACAGTTTAATGTGATATAATGTTGCTAAATATTATAAAAACTTGCGAAGTCTAGAAAGTTTCAGTACTCGTATCTGGAAATATAGAAAGAGAAAAAAGTTTGAGTACTGTCCTATTATTTGGTTTCTTGAAAGTGATTTTCGTAAACGTCTTTATCTGGATTTCcagttttaagttttttttttttatcatttatgGACTTTCTGATTTTGACATCGTGGCGTTTTCAGAAAGAACATGGATTCACTTGTATCGTCAGTCTCCGGCTGAGAGAAATTTGGTTTCCAAAAGAAGACATTTGATGTTGCGGCCTAGCTATCCTCAGATTTACCATCGGAATCAAATGCCTGATACGTGTGACATCTCAGAAATAATAGCAATTGTTGATGGTACCTGGAACGTGGGAGATATGGTTGATTGGCTCACGGATGGTTGCTATTGGTCTGCATGGATCACTAATGTACAAGATGAGGAAAATGTACAGGTATGAATATAATTAGAGCGTTAGATAGCCTTGTTTTATATTTGTATTGTAGTTTTCAATATCACCACTCTGAAAAATTTCTTCGCGGCCTTAAATATCTCATTTGAACATTCCCTTTTAAAGTAAATAATGTTGATCAGATGCGGGCGTAAATTTGGATATGATCCAGTTGATCAGATGCTGGAGCCATTACTGTAGTTATTGGCTCTAGTGAATTCTTATGAGAGAGTGTGTAAAAGGGATCATCTTATGTAATCTTGAATTGGCAAAGTACTAGATATTGTATTTGTCTTGAGATGACCTTTTTACCTCTTGGGATTTTGTTGCATTTGAGATGATCACTTACCTCGAGAAAAGATTCATTATGGCATCAACATCATCCCCATTGACATTCGTTTTTTCTTCAGTCGGCCTACATGTTTAGCGTTCAGTTGGGCCCTATAATTCTCGATCCATTGTTGAGTCAGTTTAAATGGGCAGAAGGCCTAGTAGACTGTTCTATGTTTTTATATGATCAATGCAAATATGTAAACTGTTCTATGTTTTTAATGACTACTAATAAAGTAATAAACATATGGCACATATAGTAGAAAATTTATCAAATCTCAAGTGTGTTATGTTTAATTTACAGAGTTCTTGTTGAGGGCATATTATAGAAGCTTTTCCACCTTTAAGGCTGGAACAGCCGTTTTATCTTTCTCTGATTTAGTTTTGGTTTCAGATTCAGTTACCAGAACCTCCAGCGGGTGAAGGAGGATCTTATGTAGTTCCTAGTAAAGAATTACGTCCATCCCTGGATTGGACGCCTGAGCTCGGTTGGACTGTGCCTATCTCCAAGGTGATTTCCTCTGCAGCCCATCTTTACATTTATTCAATATATGAAGAGAACTACCTGTGGCCTTTCTGTGAACAAGCCAAATGCTGGTTCTCACATATAATGACTTGTAGATCTGCCTATCTTTTGATTTCTGTCTGAACATAAATGTCTTGTAGGGATTACAAGCCCGAAATTGATGCTAAATATTGTTGGGTAAGATAATCTGTACGATGAGGGGTATCACACAACCAACAATGAGTGAATTGTCCATCTAGCATGAATGGTGGACTGGTTTCACAAAAAACAGTGGCGCAATGTCTTTACGCATACTGCAGTGTTATTTTTTTGGCTAAGAAAGAGGAAATATGTATTACCGATTAATGCTTAATATAACAAGTAATAAACTAGGGAAGCAAATTTTAGAGGTGCAATAATGATGCAATAAGTCAGGATGCAATATCTACATATATCGGCACACAGTTCTTCACGTGTTTCCCGACAATGCCTTTTAATCTGTTATGGTTGTTGCCTAGCCTTTTAAATGAAAATGTATGTTACTGAAGATATCCATTATCATCGATAAATGAAAATATCTGTTACCGAAGATATCCATTATTATCAATTTGTGACTTGTGTAGTTTTCTAATGACAAAGTACACATTACAGTACAAAGCAGAAGCCTTTTGATTGAAATGATGGCTAATGAATTAACCATTACTTGTTTGTGCTTGGTGGTTGTAGATAGGTGCGACTTCTCGTCCCTGTGTTCGTTTGATACAGCGTAAGAGTCCAGGTAATGTTTAGCTTTGCTTAATATCATTTACTCTTCTGTATACTCTTTTAATTATTACGAAGCCCATGCTGTCAGTTGCCTCCTTTCCTGGTTATGGAGTCATAATTGTACTGTCTCTCTGGGTCCTGTTCCATGAAGAGGATGGTAGAAATACCTGAGTGATACTACTAATGAGGTCCGTCGGCTTCCCGTATACATTTATATAAACACTTGTGACATGGTCGTTTTCCCTTCCTCTTAATATCCAGCGGGGGATTTGTAAGTAGAATAATAAACTTTATTTTCTCACTCCTAATCATTAATGAACCGTAGAACTGAAAGTTACTCCAGAAACTTCAAATTAGTTTTACCTCTGAACTCGTTGAATTTTTATCGTTTGATGTAGGTATTGCAAGAAAGGACGACTTAGGTACAGGTGAGAAATCATCATTGAAGCTTAGTTCGGCTTCTGTTTCTTCACATAGTTTAGCTGGCTCATTGCGTTCAGAGTTCTCAAGGGGTTCTTCAGTAAGTAATATCAAGAAAAGCTCCAATTCTCTGGAAACAGTAGTGATGAAAAAGCATTCTGGTGATATGCTGCACAAACGGAAGACTGAAACATCAAGCATAAAGAATGATGGCACAGAAACCAGTTTTCCAGATAGTGTTTCCTCCAAATCAGTTTCAGCAAGAAATAACGTGGCTTCAAGAGAGCAGTATAATTTTTGTGGGTCCTCGAAGAAGTTGAGGAAAAGTGAAACCGAGTTGAATTCAACATTCATCGACACTATAGAGGCTTCTATTATGGATTTAGAGGAACTTGTTAACAAGGTTAAATGGCTCAAAGGAGCTTTAGCCTACGGGGTTGAGCTTTCAAATGCAATGAAGCCTTCATGGAAGTTCGTGGAAACTTGAACATAAACTGCTTTAGGCCTGAAAGTTATGGTGAGAACATAGGGTTAACTCCAGTATGTATATAATTAGTAGAACGTGCACATCAGATGgatgaaattttttgaagtttaCACGGGAGCGGACGTAGGTAGAATTGCTGAAATGCTCTTTCATTTGTGATCTCCTATCTTTTTGTTTGTTGTTCATGGAAGAAATGGCAAAACATCTAACTTGTCATCCATATACTAGAATGTATATTGTATAgcgtttattttcctttttctcgAATTTACATAGGTTAGGTACAACGAGAAAATAGGTGACTGGGGACGGTAAGCAGAGAAAACCTTCATTCAGTAAAATAGGATGAAACgttgtttccattttatttttctgTTGAGAACACCAACttaaaaaattattaaattgTTGAGAGATTATTGGGAAACTATTAGTTGTTCTGTGAAAACAGATTCAGTTGCAGACGAAAAGATCATGAGCAGACCCATATGCATTTCTGCAAGCTATAATCTATACGTAATTTATATCCGCATGTTTTGAACCCCATCCGAGAGAGTATTTATATACGTATAACGTGAAACCCCTCACTTCCATATTCAAATTAGAAGAACAAAAATGAGAAACTCATTTCTTTACTTCGGGCTATTAAGCCTTTTCACTATACTTTTCTTCTCTAAATCATCTCATCAAGCTGATCCCCCTTGTACCCCAAACCCACGACTCCAAAGTGCTTTCAAAGCTATCcaagaatggaaaaagttaattACAGCTGATCCGAAGAACTTTACGTCGAATTGGAATGGACCCGATGTCTGCAACTATAACGGTGTTTTTTGCGCACCAGCTCCTGATAATCCACACATCGACACTGTTGCATCAATTGATCTCAACGAACAAAATATTGCTGGTGCACTGCCAGATGAACTAGGCCTTCTTACGGACCTAGCCATTTTTcacattaattcaaatcattTTAGTGGAGTCATACCTGAAAGTTTCGCAAAGCTTCATCTCTTATATGAGTTGGATATTAGTAACAACTTATTTGCAGGTAAGTTCCCTAAAGTCGTCCTTAGTATGCCTGCGCTAAAATATCTAGATATCCGTTTTAACAATTTCGAAGGTAGTGTCCCGTCGAAGCTTTTTGATATGGAACTCGACGCAATCTTTATAAACGACAACAACTTCCAATTCAGTATGCCGGCAAATTTTGCCAACTCAACTGCTTCGGCTATAGTATTGGCAAACAACCATATTGACGGTTGTTTGCCTTCAAATATAGAGAAAATGGCGGGAACATTGAATGAGATGATTGTTTCAAACAACGGACTTTCTTCATGTTTGCCACCTGAGATTGGGAAGTTGGTAAATTTGACAGTTTTAGACGTTGGCTTCAACAGTTTAGTTGGACCGCTGCCTAAGACAATGGGTAATTTGAAGAATTTGGAGATACTGAATGTGGCACACAATGAATTATCTGGAGATATCCCACCGACTATATGTTCTCTGCGGCATCTGGAGACTTTCACCTATTCGAATAATAAGTTTGGTGGCGAACCTCAAAACTGTTCAAATTTAAACAAAAAAGGTAATAGAGAAAATCGTATCCCGAATATGCCACCACAGCGACCAGATAAAAGATTGTCATTGTTTCATTCACAGGCGCCTGTGTAATGTGATGGCTCTTCCACCGCCTTCATCTCCACTACTCAGCCGTCAATAGAAATATTTCCCTCCTAATAATCAAGATAACCCATGTAATTGTGCATTAAAATAAGGATCAGAAATTTGTCACCTGATAATATATGGCAGGTATAGTTTGTATTTACACTTAATATATGAATAAAA encodes:
- the LOC113351759 gene encoding uncharacterized protein LOC113351759 — translated: MHHKHEKLLSKILGIKFMSSSEKYLGTHLFVNRDKTKSFQFLIDKFYTRLGNSKKSSLNVAGRTVVTKHVLSSLAVYHMSCFPFPKKITSKIDSIQRSFWLSKKYSRHAVYFRSWGDIGKDKRCGRLGTRNTYATNKVFIAKLGWRIIQNPDHLVSNFLKDKYVINQNLLEIDKAANYNSWIWKDVVRIRTIKVNLLLKDQIMWAHTKDDSYTIKSAYKVYKNEISNGEKALFWKKFDDRLGQSLFVVNWPSLGAIVMWCIWKLRCDVVFSKVAIDIDKITLNSKRMINAYIAAPNKIQKTNMEVKILINLVDHFLFTDSSFKNFNMGIGMILCDNAGTIVQSRSDFGLISDAVVGETTALFFAISWAKEINFSKVLFIYDCLQVVDFVNGSSVCVEWRCKDILVDCKSLLLSNNNFKEKTLVERL
- the LOC113348806 gene encoding uncharacterized protein LOC113348806 isoform X1, translating into MLDTQCRSYPICTAMKFVDNLPFEVGQLIESKSFLEGYRGAWFRCKIKDYGKRCGEHNVALEYIDFPDEKRTWIHLYRQSPAERNLVSKRRHLMLRPSYPQIYHRNQMPDTCDISEIIAIVDGTWNVGDMVDWLTDGCYWSAWITNVQDEENVQIQLPEPPAGEGGSYVVPSKELRPSLDWTPELGWTVPISKIGATSRPCVRLIQRKSPGIARKDDLGTGEKSSLKLSSASVSSHSLAGSLRSEFSRGSSVSNIKKSSNSLETVVMKKHSGDMLHKRKTETSSIKNDGTETSFPDSVSSKSVSARNNVASREQYNFCGSSKKLRKSETELNSTFIDTIEASIMDLEELVNKVKWLKGALAYGVELSNAMKPSWKFVET
- the LOC113348806 gene encoding uncharacterized protein LOC113348806 isoform X2 → MKFVDNLPFEVGQLIESKSFLEGYRGAWFRCKIKDYGKRCGEHNVALEYIDFPDEKRTWIHLYRQSPAERNLVSKRRHLMLRPSYPQIYHRNQMPDTCDISEIIAIVDGTWNVGDMVDWLTDGCYWSAWITNVQDEENVQIQLPEPPAGEGGSYVVPSKELRPSLDWTPELGWTVPISKIGATSRPCVRLIQRKSPGIARKDDLGTGEKSSLKLSSASVSSHSLAGSLRSEFSRGSSVSNIKKSSNSLETVVMKKHSGDMLHKRKTETSSIKNDGTETSFPDSVSSKSVSARNNVASREQYNFCGSSKKLRKSETELNSTFIDTIEASIMDLEELVNKVKWLKGALAYGVELSNAMKPSWKFVET
- the LOC113353807 gene encoding leucine-rich repeat extensin-like protein 6; the protein is MRNSFLYFGLLSLFTILFFSKSSHQADPPCTPNPRLQSAFKAIQEWKKLITADPKNFTSNWNGPDVCNYNGVFCAPAPDNPHIDTVASIDLNEQNIAGALPDELGLLTDLAIFHINSNHFSGVIPESFAKLHLLYELDISNNLFAGKFPKVVLSMPALKYLDIRFNNFEGSVPSKLFDMELDAIFINDNNFQFSMPANFANSTASAIVLANNHIDGCLPSNIEKMAGTLNEMIVSNNGLSSCLPPEIGKLVNLTVLDVGFNSLVGPLPKTMGNLKNLEILNVAHNELSGDIPPTICSLRHLETFTYSNNKFGGEPQNCSNLNKKGNRENRIPNMPPQRPDKRLSLFHSQAPV